A single Primulina eburnea isolate SZY01 chromosome 11, ASM2296580v1, whole genome shotgun sequence DNA region contains:
- the LOC140804921 gene encoding uncharacterized protein produces MAEKSPSAGSHFQDLSARRAIVSLVEENQEFDFSFLDSGASPMISSSNIPTGLEVATAKASLRHFLNINLDALGTMEKSTILSAVSILQSSPDFSSASPLHDVLNTLPSMFSAFQASSSTWSETLIQVRNFKGQKERLDGLLSDRKTALSTLHQKTAEFDAKEELVKKLETELAQHKADMVTLLHESEVIKASSDKLKIDIQCLGDDLINQKQAYQPWEDNLKAAEQTRAQCLSKWEELRQLDLS; encoded by the exons ATGGCAGAAAAATCTCCCTCGGCTGGCTCCCATTTTCAG GATCTATCGGCACGGAGGGCGATTGTCTCTTTGGTTGAAGAGAATCAGGAATTTGACTTTAGCTTTTTAGATTCAGGGGCCTCTCCTATGATTTCCTCCTCCAATATTCCTACTGGCTTGGAAGTAGCTACAGCCAAGGCTTCGCTGCGGCATTTTCTAAATATAAATCTTGATGCCTTAGGAACCATGGAGAAAAGTACCATTCTGTCTGCCGTGTCCATCCTACAAAGTAGCCCTGATTTTTCCTCCGCATCCCCGCTGCACGACGTACTGAATACTCTGCCATCTATGTTTTCTGCTTTTCAGGCTTCGAGCTCCACTTGGTCTGAGACATTGATTCAGGTAAGAAACTTCAAGGGGCAGAAAGAAAGATTGGATGGCCTACTCTCTGACAGAAAAACCGCCTTATCTACTTTGCATCAAAAGACCGCAGAGTTTGATGCCAAGGAGGAGCTGGTGAAGAAATTAGAAACGGAGCTCGCTCAACACAAAGCCGATATGGTAACCCTTCTGCACGAGAGTGAGGTTATAAAAGCTTCCTCCGATAAACTCAAGATTGACATTCAATGCCTGGGAGATGATTTGATAAATCAGAAACAAGCCTATCAACCAtgggaggataacttgaaggcTGCTGAACAGACTCGAGCCCAGTGCCTATCCAAATGGGAAGAATTGCGCCAACTTGATCTTTCTTGA